One stretch of Streptomyces agglomeratus DNA includes these proteins:
- a CDS encoding peptidoglycan-binding protein, producing the protein MATLSADAVVRALRAEGLRVVEHRDWRTHNRNHKGRWGPVHGVMIHHTVTSATADSVGLCYNGHASLPGPLCHGVIDKAGTVHLVGHGRTNHAGSGDGDVLRAVVAERGAPAPGRNTADGNAHFYGFECVNLGDGADPWPKAQLDAIERASAALCRAHGWSAASVIGHKEWTNQKIDPRGFSMSSMRERIAARLASPPSAPSGSGGPAGPGEPSGSRYEPFPGSAFFRPGANSPVITAMGRRLAAERCAAYTVGPGPRWSEADRRSYARWQRKLGYTGADADGVPGRASWDALKVPRVR; encoded by the coding sequence ATGGCCACCCTGTCCGCCGACGCCGTCGTACGAGCCCTGCGCGCCGAGGGCCTGCGCGTCGTGGAACACCGCGACTGGCGCACCCACAACCGCAACCACAAGGGGCGCTGGGGACCCGTCCACGGCGTGATGATCCACCACACCGTCACCAGCGCCACCGCCGATTCGGTCGGGTTGTGCTACAACGGCCACGCCTCGCTCCCCGGACCGCTCTGCCACGGCGTGATCGACAAGGCCGGCACCGTCCACCTCGTCGGCCACGGCCGGACCAACCACGCCGGCTCCGGCGACGGCGACGTGCTGCGGGCGGTCGTCGCCGAGAGGGGCGCTCCCGCTCCCGGCAGGAACACCGCGGACGGCAACGCCCACTTCTACGGCTTCGAGTGCGTCAACCTCGGCGACGGGGCCGACCCCTGGCCGAAGGCACAGCTCGACGCCATCGAGCGGGCGTCGGCCGCCCTGTGCCGCGCCCACGGCTGGTCTGCCGCCTCGGTCATCGGCCACAAGGAGTGGACGAACCAGAAGATCGACCCGCGCGGCTTCAGCATGTCGTCCATGCGGGAGCGGATCGCGGCACGTCTCGCGTCGCCGCCCTCCGCGCCGTCCGGTTCCGGCGGCCCGGCCGGCCCCGGCGAACCCTCCGGGTCCCGTTACGAGCCGTTCCCCGGCTCGGCGTTCTTCCGGCCCGGCGCGAACTCGCCGGTCATCACCGCCATGGGCCGCCGACTGGCCGCCGAGCGCTGCGCCGCGTACACCGTGGGCCCCGGCCCGCGCTGGTCGGAGGCGGACCGGCGTTCGTACGCCAGGTGGCAGCGCAAGCTCGGCTACACGGGCGCGGACGCCGACGGCGTGCCCGGCCGGGCCTCCTGGGACGCCCTGAAGGTCCCGCGCGTCCGCTGA
- a CDS encoding DNA-directed RNA polymerase subunit beta': protein MLDVNFFDELRIGLATADDIRTWSHGEVKKPETINYRTLKPEKDGLFCEKIFGPTRDWECYCGKYKRVRFKGIICERCGVEVTRAKVRRERMGHIELAAPVTHIWYFKGVPSRLGYLLDLAPKDLEKVIYFAAYMITFVDEERRTRDLPSLEAHVSVERQQVENRRDADLEARAKKLETDLAELEAEGAKADVRRKVREGAEREMKQLRDRAQREIDRLDEVWSRFKNLKVQDLEGDELLYRELRDRFGTYFDGSMGAAALQKRLESFDLEEEAERLREIIRTGKGQKKTRALKRLKVVSAFLQTSNSPKGMVLDCVPVIPPDLRPMVQLDGGRFATSDLNDLYRRVINRNNRLKRLLDLGAPEIIVNNEKRMLQEAVDALFDNGRRGRPVTGPGNRPLKSLSDMLKGKQGRFRQNLLGKRVDYSARSVIVVGPQLKLHQCGLPKAMALELFKPFVMKRLVDLNHAQNIKSAKRMVERGRTVVYDVLEEVIAEHPVLLNRAPTLHRLGIQAFEPQLVEGKAIQIHPLVCTAFNADFDGDQMAVHLPLSAEAQAEARILMLSSNNILKPADGRPVTMPTQDMVLGLFFLTTDEEERKVIGEGRSFGSTAEATMAFDNRELSLQAKVDIRFPVGTIPPRGWVPPVAEEGEQEFQQGDSFRLRTTLGRALFNELLPEDYPFVDYSVGKKQLSEIVNDLAERYPKVIVAATLDNLKAAGFHWATRSGVTVAISDVVVPEAKKAIVKGYEAQDEKVQKQYERGLITKEERTQELIAIWTKATNEVAEAMNANFPKTNPIFMMVDSGARGNMMQMRQIAGMRGLVSNAKNETIPRPIKASFREGLSVLEYFISTHGARKGLADTALRTADSGYLTRRLVDVSQDVIIREEDCGTDRGLKLKIAEKGADGILRKTDDVETSVYARMLAEDVVIDGKVIAPANVDLGDVLIDQLVVHGVEEVKTRSVLTCESAVGTCAFCYGRSLATGKLVDIGEAVGIIAAQSIGEPGTQLTMRTFHTGGVAGDDITQGLPRVVELFEARTPKGVAPISEAAGRIRIEETEKTKKIVVTPDDGSDETAFPISKRARLLVGEGDHVEVGQKLTVGATNPHDVLRILGQRAVQVHLVGEVQKVYNSQGVSIHDKHIEIIIRQMLRRVTIIESGDAELLPGELVERGRFEGENRRVVTEGGHPASGRPQLMGITKASLATESWLSAASFQETTRVLTDAAINAKSDSLIGLKENVIIGKLIPAGTGLSRYRNIRVEPTEEAKAAMYSAVGYDDIDYSPFGTGSGQAVPLEDYDYGPYNQ from the coding sequence GTGCTCGACGTCAACTTCTTCGACGAGCTGCGGATCGGCCTCGCCACCGCGGACGACATCCGGACCTGGTCGCACGGCGAAGTGAAGAAGCCGGAGACCATCAACTACCGCACGCTCAAGCCCGAGAAGGACGGACTCTTCTGCGAGAAGATCTTCGGCCCGACCCGGGACTGGGAGTGCTACTGCGGTAAGTACAAGCGTGTCCGCTTCAAGGGCATCATCTGCGAGCGCTGCGGCGTCGAGGTAACTCGCGCCAAGGTGCGTCGTGAGCGGATGGGCCACATTGAGCTGGCCGCACCCGTCACCCACATCTGGTACTTCAAGGGCGTCCCGTCGCGCCTGGGCTACCTGCTGGACCTCGCGCCGAAGGACCTCGAAAAGGTCATCTACTTCGCCGCGTACATGATCACGTTCGTGGACGAGGAGCGCCGTACGCGCGACCTGCCGTCCCTGGAGGCGCACGTCTCCGTCGAGCGTCAGCAGGTCGAGAACCGTCGCGACGCCGACCTCGAAGCCCGCGCCAAGAAGCTCGAGACCGACCTGGCCGAGCTCGAGGCCGAGGGCGCCAAGGCCGACGTACGCCGCAAGGTGCGCGAAGGCGCCGAGCGTGAGATGAAGCAGCTGCGCGACCGTGCGCAGCGCGAGATCGACCGTCTCGACGAGGTGTGGAGCCGCTTCAAGAACCTCAAGGTCCAGGACCTCGAGGGCGACGAGCTGCTCTACCGCGAGCTGCGCGACCGCTTCGGTACGTACTTCGACGGCTCGATGGGCGCGGCTGCTCTGCAGAAGCGTCTGGAGTCGTTCGATCTCGAGGAGGAGGCCGAGAGGCTCCGCGAGATCATCCGTACCGGCAAGGGCCAGAAGAAGACCCGTGCGCTCAAGCGCCTCAAGGTCGTCTCCGCGTTCCTTCAGACGAGCAACAGCCCCAAGGGCATGGTGCTCGACTGCGTGCCGGTCATCCCGCCGGACCTGCGTCCGATGGTGCAGCTGGACGGTGGCCGCTTCGCGACCTCCGACCTGAACGACCTGTACCGCCGCGTGATCAACCGCAACAACCGCCTGAAGCGACTCCTTGACCTCGGTGCTCCCGAGATCATCGTGAACAACGAGAAGCGCATGCTTCAGGAGGCCGTCGACGCGCTCTTCGACAACGGCCGTCGTGGTCGCCCGGTCACGGGCCCCGGCAACCGTCCGCTGAAGTCGCTGTCCGACATGCTCAAGGGCAAGCAGGGCCGCTTCCGTCAGAACCTTCTCGGCAAGCGTGTGGACTACTCCGCGCGTTCCGTGATCGTCGTCGGCCCGCAGCTCAAGCTGCACCAGTGCGGTCTGCCGAAGGCCATGGCGCTGGAGCTCTTCAAGCCGTTCGTGATGAAGCGCCTGGTCGACCTGAACCACGCGCAGAACATCAAGTCGGCGAAGCGCATGGTCGAGCGCGGCCGCACGGTCGTGTACGACGTGCTCGAAGAGGTCATCGCCGAGCACCCGGTTCTGCTGAACCGTGCGCCCACGCTGCACCGCCTCGGCATCCAGGCCTTCGAGCCCCAGCTGGTCGAGGGCAAGGCCATCCAGATCCACCCGCTCGTCTGCACCGCGTTCAACGCGGACTTCGACGGTGACCAGATGGCCGTTCACCTGCCGCTCTCCGCGGAGGCGCAGGCCGAGGCCCGCATCCTGATGCTGTCCTCGAACAACATCCTGAAGCCGGCCGACGGTCGTCCCGTCACCATGCCGACCCAGGACATGGTTCTCGGTCTCTTCTTCCTCACGACCGACGAGGAAGAGCGCAAGGTCATCGGTGAGGGCCGCAGCTTCGGCTCGACCGCCGAGGCGACCATGGCGTTCGACAACCGCGAGCTGTCGCTCCAGGCCAAGGTCGACATCCGCTTCCCGGTGGGCACCATCCCGCCGCGTGGCTGGGTGCCGCCGGTCGCCGAGGAGGGCGAGCAGGAGTTCCAGCAGGGTGACAGCTTCCGGCTGCGCACCACGCTGGGCCGCGCGCTCTTCAACGAGCTGCTGCCCGAGGACTACCCGTTCGTCGACTACTCGGTGGGCAAGAAGCAGCTCTCCGAGATCGTCAACGACCTGGCGGAGCGCTACCCCAAGGTGATCGTGGCGGCGACGCTCGACAACCTGAAGGCGGCGGGCTTCCACTGGGCGACCCGTTCGGGCGTCACCGTGGCCATCTCCGACGTCGTCGTGCCCGAGGCCAAGAAGGCCATCGTCAAGGGCTACGAGGCGCAGGACGAGAAGGTCCAGAAGCAGTACGAGCGCGGTCTCATCACCAAGGAAGAGCGCACTCAGGAGCTCATCGCGATCTGGACCAAGGCGACCAACGAGGTTGCCGAGGCGATGAACGCGAACTTCCCCAAGACGAACCCCATCTTCATGATGGTTGACTCGGGTGCCCGAGGAAACATGATGCAGATGCGTCAGATCGCCGGTATGCGTGGTCTGGTGTCGAACGCCAAGAACGAGACGATTCCTCGCCCGATTAAGGCGTCGTTCCGTGAGGGTCTGTCCGTGCTGGAGTACTTCATCTCCACCCACGGTGCCCGTAAGGGTCTCGCCGACACCGCCCTGCGTACCGCCGACTCGGGTTACCTGACCCGTCGTCTGGTGGACGTCTCGCAGGACGTGATCATCCGTGAGGAGGACTGCGGCACCGACCGCGGCCTCAAGCTGAAGATCGCGGAGAAGGGCGCCGACGGCATCCTCCGCAAGACCGACGACGTCGAGACGAGCGTGTACGCACGCATGCTCGCCGAGGACGTCGTCATCGACGGCAAGGTCATCGCGCCGGCCAACGTCGACCTCGGTGACGTGCTCATCGACCAGCTGGTCGTGCACGGCGTCGAGGAGGTCAAGACCCGCTCGGTCCTGACCTGCGAGTCCGCGGTCGGCACCTGTGCCTTCTGCTACGGCCGCTCGCTGGCCACCGGCAAGCTGGTCGACATCGGTGAGGCGGTCGGCATCATCGCCGCCCAGTCCATCGGTGAGCCCGGCACGCAGCTGACGATGCGTACCTTCCACACCGGTGGTGTGGCCGGTGACGACATCACCCAGGGTCTGCCCCGTGTCGTCGAGCTCTTCGAGGCTCGTACGCCCAAGGGTGTCGCCCCGATCTCGGAGGCGGCCGGCCGCATCCGTATCGAGGAGACCGAGAAGACCAAGAAGATCGTCGTCACCCCGGACGACGGCAGCGACGAGACGGCGTTCCCGATCTCGAAGCGTGCCCGTCTGCTGGTGGGCGAGGGCGACCACGTCGAGGTGGGCCAGAAGCTCACCGTGGGCGCCACCAACCCGCACGACGTGCTGCGGATCCTCGGTCAGCGCGCGGTCCAGGTCCACCTGGTCGGCGAAGTCCAGAAGGTCTACAACAGCCAGGGTGTGTCGATCCACGACAAGCACATCGAGATCATCATCCGGCAGATGCTCCGCCGCGTGACGATCATCGAGTCGGGCGACGCCGAGCTGCTTCCGGGCGAGCTCGTCGAGCGCGGCCGCTTCGAGGGCGAGAACCGTCGTGTGGTCACGGAAGGCGGCCACCCGGCCTCCGGCCGTCCGCAGCTGATGGGTATCACCAAGGCCTCGCTGGCGACCGAGTCGTGGCTGTCGGCGGCGTCCTTCCAGGAGACGACCAGGGTTCTGACGGACGCGGCGATCAACGCCAAGTCCGACTCCCTGATCGGCCTCAAGGAGAACGTCATCATCGGTAAGCTCATCCCGGCCGGTACGGGTCTGTCCCGCTACCGCAACATCCGGGTCGAGCCCACCGAGGAGGCCAAGGCCGCGATGTACTCGGCCGTCGGCTACGACGACATCGACTACTCGCCGTTCGGCACCGGCTCCGGCCAGGCCGTTCCGCTGGAGGACTACGACTACGGTCCGTACAACCAGTAA
- the rplJ gene encoding 50S ribosomal protein L10 produces the protein MARPDKAAAVAELADQFRSSHAAVLTEYRGLTVAQLKTLRRSLGENAQYAVVKNTLTKIAANEAGINTLDDLFAGPTAVAFITGDPVESAKGLRDFAKDNPNLIIKGGVLDGKALSADEIKKLADLESREVLLAKLAGAMKGKQSQTASLFKALPSKFVRTAEALRAKQAEQGGAE, from the coding sequence ATGGCAAGGCCCGACAAGGCTGCCGCGGTAGCCGAGCTCGCGGACCAGTTCCGTAGCTCGCACGCCGCCGTGCTGACCGAGTACCGGGGTCTCACCGTGGCGCAGCTCAAGACGCTGCGTCGTTCGCTCGGTGAGAACGCCCAGTACGCCGTGGTGAAGAACACGCTGACCAAGATTGCGGCCAACGAGGCCGGGATCAACACGCTGGACGACCTGTTCGCAGGTCCGACGGCGGTTGCCTTCATCACCGGTGACCCGGTGGAGTCGGCGAAGGGTCTTCGTGACTTCGCCAAGGACAACCCCAACCTGATCATCAAGGGCGGTGTCCTTGACGGTAAGGCGCTGTCCGCCGATGAGATCAAGAAGCTCGCGGACCTCGAGTCCCGCGAGGTTCTGCTCGCCAAGCTGGCGGGCGCCATGAAGGGCAAGCAGTCGCAGACTGCCTCGCTGTTCAAGGCGCTTCCGTCGAAGTTCGTCCGCACCGCGGAGGCGCTTCGTGCCAAGCAGGCCGAGCAGGGCGGTGCCGAGTAA
- the rplL gene encoding 50S ribosomal protein L7/L12 encodes MAKLTQDDLLAQFEEMTLIELSEFVKAFEEKFDVTAAAAVAAPVAGGVAGGAAEAAEEQDEFDVILTGAGDKKIQVIKVVRELTSLGLKEAKDLVDGAPKPVLEKVAKEAAEKAAESLKAAGAAVEVK; translated from the coding sequence ATGGCGAAGCTCACCCAGGACGACCTGCTCGCGCAGTTCGAGGAGATGACCCTCATCGAGCTCTCTGAGTTCGTGAAGGCCTTCGAGGAGAAGTTCGACGTCACCGCCGCCGCCGCGGTTGCCGCCCCCGTCGCCGGTGGTGTCGCCGGTGGCGCCGCCGAGGCCGCCGAGGAGCAGGACGAGTTCGACGTCATCCTCACCGGTGCCGGCGACAAGAAGATCCAGGTCATCAAGGTCGTGCGTGAGCTGACCTCGCTGGGTCTGAAGGAGGCCAAGGACCTCGTCGACGGCGCTCCGAAGCCGGTCCTCGAGAAGGTCGCCAAGGAGGCCGCTGAGAAGGCCGCCGAGTCCCTCAAGGCCGCCGGCGCGGCTGTCGAGGTCAAGTGA
- the rpoB gene encoding DNA-directed RNA polymerase subunit beta, which produces MAASRNASTSNTNNGASTAPLRISFAKIKEPLEVPNLLALQTESFDWLLGNAAWKGRVEAALESGQDVPTKSGLEEIFEEISPIEDFSGSMSLTFRDHRFEPPKNSIDECKERDFTFAAPLFVTAEFTNNETGEIKSQTVFMGDFPLMTNKGTFVINGTERVVVSQLVRSPGVYFDSSIDKTSDKDIFSAKIIPSRGAWLEMEIDKRDMVGVRIDRKRKQSVTVLLKALGWTTEQILEEFGEYESMRATLEKDHTQGQDDALLDIYRKLRPGEPPTREAAQTLLENLYFNPKRYDLAKVGRYKVNKKLGADEPLNAGVLTSKDIIATIKYLVRLHAGEVETVGESGRSIVVETDDIDHFGNRRLRNVGELIQNQVRTGLARMERVVRERMTTQDVEAITPQTLINIRPVVASIKEFFGTSQLSQFMDQNNPLSGLTHKRRLSALGPGGLSRERAGFEVRDVHPSHYGRMCPIETPEGPNIGLIGSLASYGRVNAFGFVETPYRRVTEGVVTDEVDYLTADEEDRFVIAQANATLGEDMRFTESRVLVRRRGGEIDYIPGDDVDYMDVSPRQMVSVATAMIPFLEHDDANRALMGANMMRQAVPLITSEAPLVGTGMEYRCAVDAGDVIKAEKDGVVQEVSADYVTVANDDGTYTTYRIAKFSRSNQGTSVNQKVVVDEGARVVEGQVLADGPATQQGEMALGKNLLVAFMPWEGHNYEDAIILSQRLVQDDVLSSIHIEEHEVDARDTKLGPEEITRDIPNVSEEVLADLDERGIIRIGAEVVAGDILVGKVTPKGETELTPEERLLRAIFGEKAREVRDTSLKVPHGEVGKIIGVRVFDREEGDELPPGVNQLVRVYVAQKRKITDGDKLAGRHGNKGVISKILPIEDMPFMEDGTPVDIILNPLGVPSRMNPGQVLEIHLGWLASQGWKVEGSEEWMERLKVIGADEVAPGTNVATPVFDGAREDEISGLFESTIPNRDGNRMVQPSGKANLFDGRSGEPFPDPISVGYMYILKLHHLVDDKLHARSTGPYSMITQQPLGGKAQFGGQRFGEMEVWALEAYGAAYALQELLTIKSDDVTGRVKVYEAIVKGENIPEPGIPESFKVLIKEMQSLCLNVEVLSSDGMSIEMRDTDEDVFRAAEELGIDLSRREPSSVEEV; this is translated from the coding sequence TTGGCCGCCTCGCGCAACGCCTCGACCTCCAATACGAACAACGGCGCCAGCACCGCCCCGCTGCGCATCTCCTTTGCAAAGATCAAGGAGCCCCTCGAGGTTCCTAACCTCCTCGCGCTGCAGACCGAGAGCTTTGACTGGCTGCTCGGCAATGCCGCTTGGAAGGGTCGCGTCGAGGCCGCTCTCGAGAGCGGACAGGACGTCCCCACCAAGTCTGGTCTGGAAGAGATCTTCGAGGAGATCTCGCCGATCGAGGACTTCTCCGGGTCGATGTCGCTGACGTTCCGCGACCACCGGTTCGAGCCGCCGAAGAACTCGATCGACGAGTGCAAGGAGCGCGACTTCACGTTCGCCGCTCCCCTCTTCGTCACCGCAGAGTTCACCAACAACGAGACCGGCGAGATCAAGTCCCAGACGGTCTTCATGGGCGATTTCCCGCTCATGACCAACAAGGGCACCTTCGTCATCAACGGCACCGAGCGTGTCGTCGTGTCGCAGCTGGTCCGCTCGCCGGGTGTCTACTTCGACTCCTCCATCGACAAGACGTCCGACAAGGACATCTTCTCCGCCAAGATCATCCCGTCCCGGGGTGCCTGGCTGGAGATGGAGATCGACAAGCGCGACATGGTCGGTGTCCGCATCGACCGCAAGCGCAAGCAGTCCGTGACCGTTCTCCTCAAGGCTCTCGGTTGGACCACCGAGCAGATCCTCGAAGAGTTCGGCGAGTACGAGTCCATGCGCGCCACCCTGGAGAAGGACCACACCCAGGGCCAGGACGACGCGCTGCTCGACATCTACCGCAAGCTCCGCCCGGGCGAGCCGCCCACGCGCGAGGCCGCTCAGACGCTGCTCGAGAACCTCTACTTCAACCCGAAGCGCTACGACCTCGCGAAGGTCGGCCGCTACAAGGTGAACAAGAAGCTCGGCGCCGACGAGCCGCTGAACGCGGGTGTCCTCACCAGCAAGGACATCATCGCCACCATCAAGTACCTGGTCCGGCTGCACGCCGGCGAGGTCGAGACGGTCGGCGAGTCGGGCCGGAGCATCGTCGTCGAGACCGACGACATCGACCACTTCGGCAACCGTCGTCTGCGTAACGTCGGCGAGCTCATCCAGAACCAGGTCCGCACGGGTCTGGCTCGTATGGAGCGCGTCGTACGCGAGCGGATGACGACTCAGGACGTCGAGGCGATCACGCCGCAGACCCTGATCAACATCCGGCCGGTCGTCGCCTCCATCAAGGAGTTCTTCGGCACCAGCCAGCTGTCGCAGTTCATGGACCAGAACAACCCGCTGTCGGGTCTCACCCACAAGCGCCGTCTGTCGGCGCTTGGTCCGGGTGGTCTCTCCCGTGAGCGGGCCGGCTTCGAGGTCCGTGACGTGCACCCGTCTCACTACGGCCGCATGTGCCCCATTGAGACTCCCGAAGGCCCGAACATCGGTCTGATCGGTTCGCTCGCCTCGTACGGACGCGTCAACGCGTTCGGTTTCGTCGAGACGCCGTACCGCCGCGTCACCGAAGGTGTGGTCACCGACGAGGTCGACTACCTGACGGCCGACGAGGAAGACCGCTTCGTGATCGCCCAGGCCAACGCGACGCTGGGTGAGGACATGCGCTTCACCGAGTCGCGCGTGCTCGTCCGCCGTCGTGGCGGCGAGATCGACTACATCCCCGGCGACGACGTCGACTACATGGACGTCTCGCCGCGCCAGATGGTGTCGGTCGCGACCGCGATGATCCCGTTCCTCGAGCACGACGACGCCAACCGCGCGCTCATGGGCGCGAACATGATGCGTCAGGCCGTGCCGCTGATCACGTCCGAGGCGCCGCTCGTCGGCACCGGCATGGAGTACCGCTGCGCGGTCGACGCCGGTGACGTCATCAAGGCGGAGAAGGACGGTGTGGTCCAGGAGGTTTCCGCGGACTACGTCACCGTCGCCAACGACGACGGCACGTACACCACGTACCGGATCGCGAAGTTCTCCCGCTCCAACCAGGGCACCTCCGTCAACCAGAAGGTTGTCGTGGACGAGGGCGCCCGGGTCGTCGAGGGCCAGGTCCTCGCCGACGGGCCCGCCACCCAGCAGGGTGAGATGGCGCTCGGCAAGAACCTGCTCGTGGCGTTCATGCCGTGGGAGGGTCACAACTACGAAGACGCGATCATCCTCAGCCAGCGTCTGGTGCAGGACGACGTCCTCTCCTCGATCCACATCGAGGAGCACGAGGTCGACGCCCGTGACACCAAGCTCGGCCCCGAGGAGATCACCCGGGACATCCCGAACGTCTCCGAAGAGGTCCTCGCGGACCTCGACGAGCGCGGCATCATCCGTATCGGTGCCGAGGTCGTCGCCGGTGACATCCTCGTCGGCAAGGTCACGCCCAAGGGTGAGACCGAGCTGACGCCGGAAGAGCGCCTGCTGCGCGCGATCTTCGGTGAGAAGGCGCGCGAGGTGCGCGACACCTCGCTGAAGGTGCCGCACGGCGAGGTCGGCAAGATCATCGGCGTCCGCGTCTTCGACCGCGAAGAGGGCGACGAGCTGCCGCCGGGCGTGAACCAGCTGGTTCGCGTCTACGTCGCGCAGAAGCGCAAGATCACCGATGGTGACAAGCTCGCCGGCCGTCACGGCAACAAGGGCGTCATCTCGAAGATCCTGCCGATCGAGGACATGCCGTTCATGGAGGACGGCACCCCGGTCGACATCATCCTCAACCCGCTGGGTGTCCCGTCCCGAATGAACCCGGGACAGGTCCTCGAAATCCACCTGGGCTGGCTCGCCAGTCAGGGCTGGAAGGTCGAGGGCAGCGAGGAGTGGATGGAGCGCCTCAAGGTCATCGGCGCCGACGAGGTCGCCCCCGGCACCAACGTCGCCACCCCGGTGTTCGACGGTGCGCGCGAGGACGAGATCTCCGGTCTCTTCGAGTCCACGATCCCGAACCGCGACGGCAACCGGATGGTCCAGCCGTCCGGCAAGGCCAACCTGTTCGACGGCCGCTCGGGTGAGCCGTTCCCGGACCCGATCTCGGTCGGGTACATGTACATCCTCAAGCTCCACCACCTGGTCGACGACAAGCTGCACGCTCGTTCGACCGGTCCGTACTCGATGATCACCCAGCAGCCGCTGGGTGGTAAGGCCCAGTTCGGTGGCCAGCGCTTCGGTGAGATGGAGGTGTGGGCGCTGGAGGCTTATGGCGCCGCGTACGCCCTCCAGGAACTGCTGACCATCAAGTCCGACGACGTCACCGGCCGCGTGAAGGTCTACGAGGCCATCGTCAAGGGCGAGAACATTCCTGAGCCCGGCATCCCCGAGTCCTTCAAGGTGCTCATCAAGGAGATGCAGTCCCTGTGCCTCAACGTGGAGGTGCTGTCCTCGGACGGCATGTCCATCGAGATGCGCGACACCGACGAGGACGTCTTCCGCGCTGCGGAAGAGCTCGGTATCGACCTGTCCCGGCGCGAGCCGAGCAGCGTCGAAGAGGTCTGA